One Cyanobacteriota bacterium genomic window, CCCCGGAGGTGAGTCTTTAGCGTCACGAGTACCTACCCAATATACTGCAATTGCTACAGTAGCATATTGTCTGGCACACCCAAGGATGCCAAGGTTACACACGCTATCTGAGATATTTTCCTAGCTGGGGCTGCGTCAACTCTAACCATCACGTTGGTAGCCCGTGCTTTAGCGCTGAAGCGTTCACTACAAGTCAAGGCATTGCACCAGAGTTATCCTGAGTTGCCGATCGCGCATCACAGTATTAACATAGGCAGCTATTTCCACACAGGTTCTCAAGCGTCAGAATAGCCTGTAATATCTGTGACTAACTCTGGTAATATGTTAGGTTTGCAGACATTCTCACACTGGACTGGTAAGGAGACCCCAACTATGGCTCGAATGTATTACGACGCAGATGCCAACCTAGACCTGTTGACGGGCAAAACGATCGCCATCATCGGCTACGGTTCCCAGGGACATGCCCATGCCCTCAACCTCAAAGATAGTGGGGTTAACGTCATTGTGGGATTATATGCAGGCAGCAAATCAGCCGCTAAAGCGGAAGCTGAAGGCTTAACCGTCAAACCCGTTGCTGATGCGGCCAAACTAGCTGACATCATTATGATTCTGCTCCCTGATGAAGTGCAAAAAACTGTCTATGCCGATGATATTCAACCCCATCTCACGGCTGGAAAAGCACTCGCATTTGCCCACGGCTTCAACATTCACTTCGCACAAATCGTTCCCCCTGCGGATGTGGATGTGTTTATGGTAGCTCCCAAAGGTCCAGGACACCTCGTGCGGCGCACATACGAGCAAGGGGAAGGTGTACCCTGTTTATTTGCAGTGTTTCAGGATGCAACTGGACGAGCGCGAGACTTAGCAATGGCCTATGCCAAGGGAATTGGCGGTACTCGCGGCGGCATTTTAGAAACCACCTTTAAGGAAGAGACAGAAACTGACCTATTCGGTGAACAGGCAGTGCTGTGTGGCGGCCTAAGTGCCCTGATTAAGGCAGGCTTTGAAACCTTAGTGGAAGCAGGATATCAACCAGAACTGGCCTATTTTGAATGTCTTCACGAGGTGAAATTAATTGTTGACCTAGTGGTGGAGGGTGGCTTGGCCAAAATGCGGGATAGCATCTCTAACACTGCGGAGTATGGTGACTATACCCGTGGCCCCCGCATCATCACCGATCAAACTCGTGCCGAGATGAAAAAAATCCTCACGGAAATCCAGACAGGACAATTTGCTCGAGAATTTGTACTAGAAAACCAGGCAGGCAAGCCAGGATTTACAGCTATGCGCCGACGAGAGGCTGCGCACCCGATCGAAGCAGTTGGCAAAGAATTGCGAGCCATGTTTAGCTGGTTAAAATCAAAGTAAGTTGATAGGCTTACGGCGTTGGTGATTTCACGATCGTGACCTTACAAACTCAACCTAGGCCAACGGATGCAGTGCTAGGCGGGCT contains:
- the ilvC gene encoding ketol-acid reductoisomerase produces the protein MARMYYDADANLDLLTGKTIAIIGYGSQGHAHALNLKDSGVNVIVGLYAGSKSAAKAEAEGLTVKPVADAAKLADIIMILLPDEVQKTVYADDIQPHLTAGKALAFAHGFNIHFAQIVPPADVDVFMVAPKGPGHLVRRTYEQGEGVPCLFAVFQDATGRARDLAMAYAKGIGGTRGGILETTFKEETETDLFGEQAVLCGGLSALIKAGFETLVEAGYQPELAYFECLHEVKLIVDLVVEGGLAKMRDSISNTAEYGDYTRGPRIITDQTRAEMKKILTEIQTGQFAREFVLENQAGKPGFTAMRRREAAHPIEAVGKELRAMFSWLKSK